GAAGAAATTGAACATGGAATGCGAATCTTCGAGCATCTCAAGGACAGAGGTGAAAGGATAGAACTCTTCGAGATTTCAAAACCCAAGAAGGAATGGAAATCTCCTCTGGAAGCCTTCGAAGAAGCGTACGAACACGAAAAATACATCACCAAGAGTATAGACAAGGTGATCGAAGTGGCACGAGCCGAAGAAGATAATGCCACTCTTGTTATGCTGCAGTGGTTTGTGAATGAGCAAATTGAAGAAGAGGCTTCCGTTTTGAAAATAGTGGATACTCTA
This genomic window from Candidatus Neomarinimicrobiota bacterium contains:
- a CDS encoding ferritin codes for the protein MMRENVRNALNEQIKKEFESAYLYLSMSAFFESLSLEGMAQWMKVQAKEEIEHGMRIFEHLKDRGERIELFEISKPKKEWKSPLEAFEEAYEHEKYITKSIDKVIEVARAEEDNATLVMLQWFVNEQIEEEASVLKIVDTLKRVHENPAALFMLDRQLGERK